In a single window of the Caproicibacterium sp. BJN0003 genome:
- a CDS encoding siphovirus ReqiPepy6 Gp37-like family protein, whose amino-acid sequence MLDLIILNADFAELGALDDFSSLIWDRKYYETGNFELHCSPKYFPLFMGAEYIWSKGLVETGIIQDVSYDKEKHDTIVKGHFLEDILCGRLITDIVTGTKTPEVWAREWITNYCITPADSKRKIAKLSLGTMHGLGTPVPVQTRGDDLPSKIREIATPQECGFRILYDYPHDQMYAEIWQGLDRTENQTVHSLAVFSDEEETSSLSTYTRSAGDYRNFAYVAGEGEDADRIIVTVDQTNGNPRKELWVDARDLQREKDDTDTTYQAKLIQRGKEKLAQYPIAESADFSVLTSNTLIYREDYDLGDLGTVIDQETGIKYTARVEEIEEVWENGSHTVTPTLGKSPSTILGKVKREVNEVGKSAETPQLSPVARSGEYSDLKGIPTGYLTKADLLTYVFPVGTYYISFKNVSPASFLGGTWMRQEDVFLYGSTQDEMKNGTYYGGSKTKTILQDNLPNVGLYTHGYYTVDNNHDGSTVQVRARDYLVNDPTDWIGALGGGGKAMDIMPPYVGVHMWKRLS is encoded by the coding sequence TTCCGCTATTTATGGGAGCTGAATACATCTGGTCTAAGGGACTGGTGGAAACCGGGATCATTCAAGACGTGTCCTACGATAAAGAGAAACACGACACCATTGTAAAAGGTCATTTCTTAGAGGATATCCTTTGCGGCCGTTTAATTACCGACATCGTCACAGGTACCAAGACGCCGGAAGTTTGGGCGCGGGAATGGATCACAAACTACTGCATCACCCCGGCTGACAGCAAACGAAAAATAGCCAAGCTGTCTCTTGGGACAATGCACGGCCTCGGAACACCGGTACCGGTACAGACACGAGGGGACGATCTGCCTTCAAAAATCAGGGAAATTGCAACACCGCAGGAATGCGGATTCCGGATTCTGTATGATTATCCTCATGACCAAATGTACGCCGAAATATGGCAGGGGCTTGACCGCACAGAAAATCAAACCGTTCACTCGCTCGCAGTGTTCTCGGACGAAGAGGAAACATCTTCCCTATCCACTTATACCCGCAGTGCCGGAGATTACCGTAACTTTGCATATGTCGCTGGTGAAGGTGAAGATGCTGACCGTATTATCGTGACTGTTGACCAGACAAATGGGAACCCGAGAAAAGAACTCTGGGTTGATGCGCGCGATTTACAGCGGGAAAAAGATGATACCGATACCACATACCAAGCAAAACTCATTCAGAGAGGAAAAGAAAAGCTCGCCCAATATCCGATTGCGGAATCTGCTGATTTCTCGGTGCTGACTTCCAACACTCTGATTTACCGTGAAGATTATGACTTAGGTGATCTCGGAACAGTGATTGATCAGGAAACCGGGATTAAATATACTGCCCGAGTGGAAGAGATCGAAGAAGTCTGGGAGAACGGCTCTCATACCGTTACCCCCACACTTGGAAAATCTCCGTCCACCATACTGGGAAAAGTCAAACGCGAGGTAAACGAAGTCGGCAAAAGTGCTGAAACGCCACAACTTTCACCAGTTGCGCGTTCCGGAGAATATTCAGACTTAAAAGGAATTCCCACAGGCTATTTAACGAAAGCAGACTTATTAACATATGTTTTTCCAGTCGGTACTTATTATATTTCCTTTAAAAATGTGAGTCCTGCCTCTTTTTTAGGGGGCACATGGATGCGGCAAGAAGATGTTTTTCTTTACGGTTCAACTCAAGATGAAATGAAAAATGGAACATATTACGGCGGCAGCAAAACAAAAACCATCTTGCAAGACAATCTACCCAATGTAGGACTCTATACGCACGGATATTATACAGTCGACAATAATCACGATGGCAGCACCGTACAAGTACGAGCCAGAGATTATCTTGTAAACGATCCAACTGATTGGATTGGAGCTTTAGGCGGAGGTGGAAAAGCAATGGATATTATGCCTCCATATGTTGGTGTTCATATGTGGAAACGGTTGTCTTAA